A window from Sphingobium sp. EM0848 encodes these proteins:
- a CDS encoding inorganic phosphate transporter gives MEAHIAFPLLVGLVGIALLFDFLNGLHDAANSIATIVSTRVLKPQYAVAWAAFFNFIAFLFFGLHVAETVGKGIVDADIIDAQVIFGALMGAIAWNLITWGLGIPSSSSHALIGGLLGAGTAKAGLGAIVWSGVFTTSAAIVLSPAIGLFLALMLVLVISWVFRKFTPQGADRVFRKLQFVSASLYSLGHGGNDAQKTMGIIAVLLYSQGMLTGGFHVPFWVVLSCQAAMGIGTMLGGWKIVHTMGSKITRLTPAQGFCAETGGALTLFMANHLGVPVSTTHTITGAIVGVGASRRLSAVRWNVASSIIVAWIVTLPAAAAIGAAFYGLSRFF, from the coding sequence ATGGAAGCCCATATCGCTTTTCCGCTGCTGGTCGGCTTGGTCGGCATCGCGCTGCTGTTCGACTTTCTGAACGGCCTGCACGATGCGGCGAACTCAATCGCGACCATCGTGTCGACGCGGGTGTTGAAGCCCCAATATGCAGTCGCCTGGGCAGCCTTCTTCAACTTCATCGCCTTTCTCTTCTTCGGACTGCATGTGGCCGAGACGGTGGGGAAAGGCATTGTCGACGCCGACATCATCGATGCGCAGGTGATCTTCGGCGCGTTGATGGGGGCGATTGCCTGGAACCTCATTACCTGGGGGTTGGGCATACCCTCCTCCAGCAGCCATGCGCTGATCGGCGGCCTGCTGGGAGCCGGGACGGCCAAGGCGGGTCTGGGCGCCATCGTGTGGAGCGGGGTGTTCACGACCAGCGCCGCCATCGTCCTGTCGCCGGCCATCGGACTGTTTCTCGCGTTGATGCTGGTGCTGGTCATCAGCTGGGTCTTCCGCAAGTTCACGCCGCAGGGCGCCGACCGTGTGTTCCGCAAGCTGCAATTCGTCTCCGCCTCCCTCTATTCGCTCGGCCATGGCGGCAATGATGCCCAGAAGACCATGGGGATCATCGCTGTACTGCTCTATTCGCAGGGGATGCTGACGGGCGGCTTCCATGTGCCCTTTTGGGTGGTGCTGAGCTGTCAGGCGGCCATGGGCATCGGCACGATGCTGGGCGGGTGGAAGATCGTCCATACCATGGGGTCGAAGATCACGCGGCTGACCCCGGCCCAGGGTTTCTGCGCGGAAACGGGCGGCGCGCTGACGCTGTTCATGGCGAATCATCTGGGTGTGCCGGTATCGACCACCCACACCATCACGGGCGCGATCGTCGGCGTGGGCGCGTCGCGGCGGCTGTCGGCGGTACGCTGGAACGTGGCGTCCAGCATCATCGTGGCCTGGATCGTCACCCTGCCCGCCGCCGCAGCCATTGGCGCTGCCTTTTACGGGCTGTCGCGGTTTTTCTGA
- a CDS encoding LysR family transcriptional regulator codes for MATPSLRQLDIFAQMVASGSLSRCARDLGMAADDVARDLASLELRLGYRLFDDLAGVARLTAAGRKTAQAMTLLSQDQPENWQVDAAEAVLPHASPAPAPAVQTRESIILAAPAPVFGHFQEALAAFEAANEDIVITLDLTVHLADEAGLALRRGKADIAYFYALGEIEGLPSRYGWSEQINLYVGVDHPLARRDSVAPEELAIMPTLAMEQRNGLRRIIDEALAKGGIRLGDPVLETDNLFDIMTILREGAGCFAAFGSLARDLGRMAGIRRVALERPLPAVEVRQAVNPQSPAAAAALAEFLFL; via the coding sequence ATGGCCACGCCTTCCCTGCGCCAATTGGACATATTCGCGCAGATGGTGGCATCGGGCAGCCTGTCGCGCTGCGCCCGCGACCTGGGCATGGCCGCAGACGATGTGGCGCGGGATCTGGCGTCGCTGGAACTGCGTCTGGGTTACCGGCTGTTCGACGATCTGGCGGGGGTCGCCCGGCTGACGGCGGCGGGGCGCAAGACCGCGCAGGCCATGACCCTGCTGTCTCAGGACCAGCCTGAAAACTGGCAGGTGGATGCGGCGGAGGCTGTCCTGCCCCATGCTTCTCCCGCACCCGCGCCTGCTGTCCAGACACGCGAATCCATCATTCTTGCCGCGCCCGCACCCGTGTTCGGGCATTTTCAGGAGGCGCTCGCCGCTTTCGAGGCGGCGAATGAGGATATCGTCATCACGCTCGACCTGACGGTGCATCTGGCAGATGAAGCCGGGCTGGCGCTGCGCAGGGGCAAGGCCGATATCGCCTATTTCTATGCGCTGGGGGAGATCGAAGGCTTGCCGTCCCGCTATGGCTGGTCGGAACAGATCAATCTCTATGTCGGCGTCGACCATCCGCTCGCGCGCCGGGACAGCGTCGCGCCGGAGGAACTGGCGATCATGCCGACGCTGGCGATGGAGCAGCGCAACGGCCTACGGCGGATCATCGACGAAGCGCTGGCGAAGGGCGGCATCCGCTTGGGCGATCCGGTGCTGGAAACCGATAATCTGTTCGATATCATGACGATCCTGCGCGAGGGCGCGGGGTGCTTTGCCGCCTTCGGTTCGCTGGCGCGTGATCTGGGGCGGATGGCGGGCATCCGGCGCGTGGCCCTGGAACGTCCTCTGCCGGCCGTGGAAGTGCGGCAGGCGGTCAACCCGCAAAGCCCTGCCGCGGCAGCGGCGCTGGCCGAATTTCTCTTTCTTTAG
- a CDS encoding response regulator — MSERPHLLLVDDERSIREPLAQYLVRNGFRITAVENAAEARVRLNANAIDLVVLDIMMPGEDGLSLCRHIRETSEIPVILLTAKSEETDRIVGLEMGADDYVLKPFSPRELVARIKVIFRRVATGGQRVTAPDGATYAFADWLLKTQERTLVDSEGVSLPLSTAEYNLMLAFATRPNQVLSRDQLLDITQGREANAFDRAIDNQISRLRKKIEPDPKNPTLIKTVWGGGYTLSADVRKL; from the coding sequence ATGAGCGAACGACCCCATTTGCTGCTCGTCGACGACGAGCGTTCGATCCGCGAGCCGCTGGCGCAATATCTTGTCCGCAACGGCTTCCGCATCACGGCCGTCGAAAATGCGGCGGAGGCGCGAGTGCGGCTGAACGCCAACGCCATCGATCTGGTGGTGCTGGACATCATGATGCCCGGCGAGGACGGGCTGTCGCTGTGCCGCCATATCCGGGAAACCAGCGAAATCCCGGTCATCCTGCTTACCGCGAAGTCGGAGGAGACGGACCGCATCGTCGGGCTGGAAATGGGCGCGGACGATTATGTGCTGAAGCCCTTCTCCCCCCGCGAACTGGTGGCCCGGATCAAGGTGATCTTCCGCCGCGTCGCCACGGGGGGGCAGCGCGTGACCGCCCCGGACGGCGCGACCTATGCCTTTGCCGACTGGCTGCTCAAGACGCAGGAACGTACGCTGGTCGACAGCGAGGGCGTGTCGCTGCCGCTATCCACGGCCGAATATAATCTGATGCTGGCCTTTGCGACCCGGCCCAATCAGGTACTCAGCCGCGATCAGTTGCTCGACATCACGCAGGGGCGGGAAGCCAATGCCTTCGACCGCGCAATCGACAACCAGATCAGCCGGCTGCGCAAGAAGATCGAACCCGATCCCAAGAATCCGACACTCATCAAGACCGTCTGGGGCGGCGGCTACACCCTGTCGGCGGATGTGCGCAAACTGTGA
- a CDS encoding DUF47 family protein, whose product MRQIAALPYATDPDGSMRILLITSRETRRWVIPKGNRIKGMAGHRAAELEAYEEAGIHGIACPAPLGRYRYDKKRRKGDVREATVEVFPLAVTGQLPQWPEQGQRELRWFPVAEAAQAVDEPDLQSIIAAFREPPRDPGLFVRTLLRIKEWQTERTGMLRWFHALMPKQGRFFEQFEDHAATLVTGADALARLLKGGPDMDIHIKEISDREHEADDIIREVLQDVRRIFVTPFDRSAITGLIGVMDDAIDQMNQTAKAIALFEVKEFPSQMQDMSALIVEAARITAEAMPLLRSLNLNAARLHDLTERLVKLEGHADILHEAGLKALYNQARQGNPMDFVVGKEIYGHLEKVTDRFEDVANEISGLVIDHA is encoded by the coding sequence ATGCGTCAGATCGCCGCCCTTCCCTATGCGACCGATCCCGACGGATCGATGCGCATATTGCTGATCACGTCGCGGGAGACACGGCGCTGGGTGATTCCCAAGGGCAATCGAATCAAGGGCATGGCCGGCCATCGCGCCGCCGAACTGGAAGCCTATGAGGAAGCGGGCATTCATGGCATTGCCTGCCCGGCGCCGCTCGGCCGTTACCGTTATGACAAGAAACGCCGCAAGGGTGACGTGCGCGAGGCGACGGTCGAGGTTTTCCCGCTTGCGGTGACGGGTCAGCTGCCGCAATGGCCCGAACAGGGGCAGCGGGAACTGCGCTGGTTTCCCGTGGCCGAAGCGGCGCAGGCGGTCGACGAACCCGATCTACAATCCATTATCGCAGCCTTCCGCGAACCGCCCAGGGACCCGGGCCTGTTCGTGCGGACGTTGCTGCGTATCAAGGAATGGCAAACCGAAAGGACTGGAATGCTGCGCTGGTTTCATGCGCTGATGCCCAAGCAAGGGCGCTTTTTCGAGCAGTTTGAGGATCATGCGGCGACCCTGGTCACCGGTGCCGATGCGCTCGCCCGGCTGCTCAAGGGCGGGCCGGATATGGACATCCATATCAAGGAGATTTCGGACCGCGAACATGAGGCGGACGACATCATCCGCGAAGTGCTTCAGGATGTCCGTCGCATCTTCGTGACGCCCTTCGACCGTAGCGCCATCACTGGCCTGATCGGGGTGATGGACGATGCCATCGACCAGATGAACCAGACGGCGAAGGCGATCGCGCTGTTCGAGGTGAAGGAATTTCCTTCCCAGATGCAGGATATGAGCGCGCTGATCGTCGAGGCCGCGCGGATCACGGCGGAGGCGATGCCGCTGCTGCGTTCGCTCAACCTCAATGCGGCGCGGCTCCATGACCTGACCGAAAGGCTGGTGAAGCTGGAGGGGCATGCCGACATCTTACATGAAGCGGGCCTGAAGGCGCTCTACAACCAGGCGCGACAGGGCAATCCGATGGATTTCGTCGTCGGCAAAGAAATTTACGGCCATCTGGAAAAGGTGACGGACCGCTTTGAGGACGTCGCCAATGAGATTTCCGGCCTCGTCATCGACCACGCCTGA
- a CDS encoding argininosuccinate synthase, with the protein MSDKINRIVLAFSGGLDTSVILKWLQQTYQCEVVTFTADLGQGEELEPARAKARLMGVKEEHIFIDDLREEFVKDYVFPMMRSNALYEGLYLLGTSIARPLIAKRQIEIAKMVGADAVSHGATGKGNDQVRFELGYYGLAPDIKVIAPWREWDLASRTKLIEFAEKHQIPIPRDKRGESPFSTDANMLHTSSEGKVLEDPWEETPDYVYSRTVNPEDAPDAPEYITIDFERGDGVAINGVGMSPATLLETLNEYGRKHGIGRLDLVENRFVGMKSRGMYETPGGTIYHLAHRGIEQLTLDRGAAHLKDELAPKYAELIYNGFWFSPEREMLQAAIDYSQEKVTGTVRLKLYKGGVYVVGRKSPNSLYSEKVVTFEDDAGAYDQRDAAGFIKLNALRLRLLGRRDR; encoded by the coding sequence ATGTCCGACAAGATCAACCGCATCGTTCTTGCCTTCTCAGGTGGGCTGGATACCAGCGTGATCCTGAAATGGCTGCAACAGACCTATCAGTGCGAGGTTGTCACCTTCACCGCCGATCTCGGCCAGGGCGAGGAACTGGAGCCCGCCCGCGCCAAGGCCCGCCTGATGGGCGTCAAGGAAGAGCATATCTTCATCGACGACCTGCGCGAAGAATTCGTGAAGGATTATGTCTTCCCGATGATGCGCTCCAACGCGCTCTATGAAGGCCTCTACCTGCTCGGCACCTCGATCGCCCGTCCGTTGATCGCCAAGCGCCAGATCGAGATCGCCAAAATGGTGGGCGCCGATGCGGTCAGCCATGGCGCGACCGGCAAGGGCAATGATCAGGTCCGCTTCGAACTGGGCTATTATGGCCTCGCCCCGGACATCAAGGTGATCGCGCCCTGGCGCGAATGGGATCTGGCCAGCCGCACCAAGCTGATCGAGTTCGCCGAAAAGCACCAGATTCCGATCCCCCGCGACAAGCGCGGCGAAAGCCCCTTCTCGACCGACGCGAACATGCTGCACACCAGCTCCGAGGGTAAGGTGCTGGAAGATCCGTGGGAAGAAACCCCGGACTATGTCTATTCGCGCACGGTGAATCCGGAGGACGCGCCCGACGCGCCCGAATATATCACCATCGATTTCGAGCGCGGCGATGGCGTGGCGATCAACGGCGTTGGCATGTCGCCCGCGACCCTGCTCGAAACGCTGAACGAATATGGCCGCAAGCACGGCATCGGCCGTCTCGACCTGGTCGAAAACCGCTTCGTCGGCATGAAGTCGCGCGGCATGTATGAAACGCCGGGCGGCACCATCTATCACCTCGCCCATCGCGGTATCGAGCAGCTGACGCTCGACCGTGGCGCTGCGCACCTGAAGGATGAGCTGGCACCCAAATATGCCGAACTGATCTACAACGGCTTCTGGTTCTCGCCGGAACGCGAAATGCTGCAGGCCGCGATCGACTACAGCCAGGAAAAGGTGACCGGCACCGTCCGCCTGAAGCTCTACAAGGGCGGCGTCTATGTCGTCGGCCGCAAGTCGCCCAACAGCCTCTACAGCGAGAAGGTCGTGACCTTCGAGGATGATGCAGGCGCCTATGACCAGCGCGACGCAGCGGGCTTCATCAAGCTCAACGCGCTTCGCTTGCGTTTGCTGGGACGGCGTGATCGTTGA
- a CDS encoding EF-hand domain-containing protein, giving the protein MIRKFLTSVAVGSLFVGGLAASHFAFAQDGGPEHGPRGGMLMMADANHDGVVTKAELTAALEARFAKLDANHDGKIDQADRDSMRQQRLEERFAAMDTDKNGQISKAEFMAAHQGRDSMRDHRGPGGRGWGHGEPGRGMMRGGPDGDMQKDGAITKAEFMVRPLAMFDKADTNHDGKVTADEMKAARAAFRDGWKDRKGPPPPPPAN; this is encoded by the coding sequence ATGATCCGCAAATTCTTGACCTCGGTGGCGGTTGGCTCGCTGTTCGTCGGCGGGCTTGCCGCCTCCCATTTCGCTTTTGCCCAGGATGGCGGCCCGGAACACGGCCCGCGCGGCGGCATGCTGATGATGGCCGATGCCAATCATGACGGCGTCGTCACCAAGGCGGAACTGACCGCCGCCCTGGAAGCGCGTTTCGCCAAGCTCGACGCCAATCATGACGGCAAGATCGATCAGGCGGACCGCGACAGCATGCGCCAGCAGCGGCTCGAAGAGCGCTTCGCGGCGATGGATACCGACAAGAACGGCCAGATCAGCAAGGCGGAATTCATGGCCGCCCATCAGGGCCGCGACAGCATGCGGGATCATAGAGGTCCGGGTGGCCGCGGCTGGGGCCATGGCGAGCCGGGCCGCGGCATGATGCGCGGCGGGCCGGACGGCGACATGCAGAAGGATGGCGCGATCACCAAGGCCGAATTCATGGTCCGCCCGCTCGCCATGTTCGACAAGGCCGATACCAACCATGACGGCAAGGTGACGGCGGACGAGATGAAGGCCGCGCGCGCCGCATTCCGCGACGGCTGGAAGGACCGCAAGGGTCCGCCGCCTCCGCCACCCGCCAACTGA
- a CDS encoding cold-shock protein produces MSFDRGRRGGRGKDKRDGFGDDNFYGGDRGGFGGGFDRGGFGGDRGGFGGGDRFGGGGGGGGGFGGGRSGGGFGGGGGGFGGGGRGMPAQVVGEGTGVVKFFNGQKGFGFIVRDDGGEDVFVHISAVEQAGLTGLAEGQQLGFTLVDRGGKVSATDLKIEGEPLPVTERAPREPRAGGFGDRPGGDRGPQRQLTGERASGTVKFFNAMKGFGFIQRDDGQPDAFVHISAVERAGMSALNEGDRLDFELEVDRRGKYAAVNLQSKAD; encoded by the coding sequence ATGAGTTTTGATAGAGGTCGCCGCGGCGGGCGCGGCAAGGACAAGCGCGACGGTTTCGGCGACGACAATTTCTATGGCGGTGATCGCGGCGGTTTCGGCGGTGGTTTCGATCGTGGCGGCTTCGGTGGTGACCGCGGCGGCTTTGGAGGTGGCGATCGCTTCGGCGGCGGCGGCGGTGGTGGCGGCGGCTTCGGCGGCGGTCGCAGCGGCGGTGGCTTCGGCGGCGGCGGCGGTGGTTTCGGCGGCGGTGGTCGCGGTATGCCTGCCCAGGTCGTGGGTGAAGGCACCGGCGTCGTAAAGTTCTTCAACGGCCAGAAGGGTTTCGGCTTCATTGTCCGTGACGATGGCGGCGAAGACGTGTTCGTCCACATCAGCGCCGTCGAACAGGCGGGCCTGACCGGCCTTGCCGAAGGTCAGCAGCTCGGCTTCACGCTGGTGGATCGTGGCGGCAAAGTGTCGGCTACCGATCTCAAGATCGAAGGCGAACCGCTCCCCGTCACCGAACGCGCGCCCCGCGAACCGCGCGCCGGCGGCTTCGGCGATCGTCCGGGCGGCGACCGCGGCCCGCAGCGCCAGCTCACCGGCGAACGCGCCAGCGGCACGGTCAAGTTCTTCAACGCGATGAAGGGCTTCGGCTTCATCCAGCGCGATGACGGCCAGCCCGACGCTTTCGTGCACATCAGCGCCGTCGAACGCGCCGGCATGAGCGCCCTCAATGAAGGCGACCGCCTTGACTTCGAACTCGAAGTTGACCGTCGCGGCAAGTACGCAGCGGTGAACCTTCAGTCGAAGGCCGACTAA
- a CDS encoding short-chain fatty acyl-CoA regulator family protein, translating to MADDRKLYLGLKLRVLRRELGLNQTRMAEELGVSPSYLNHLERNQRPLTAQMLLRLANVYDIDIRDFVAGTQEGAATALGEILSDGLVRDIGIARDEVLEVAENYPGVSEAIGRFYRALSDLRRLPEQVGVGAAAPLHAPLDWLREAVARAGNHFAELDVAAELLSPELGDDPSALQAGIRARLKERHGMGVQIVREDVLGGTLRHYDMHRRRLLLSERLASSGRLFALAYQLCAQEMADGIAAQVARTGPPDEDSRRLAGIALTNYAAAALIMPYDRFTKAAEQSRHDLLLLRARFGVSMEQLGHRLTSLGRTGARGVPFFMVKIDRAGNISKRFDGEAWPFARLGGTCPRWDAHAGQEPDAVGAQLIERLDGRRFLSLTIGLPRDGGARGRSVIALGCEAKHAGRIVHADGIDVEKGSAVEVGPTCHLCERRNCPDRALPPVTRALDLHGYERTVAPFPFRRV from the coding sequence ATGGCGGATGATCGGAAACTCTATCTGGGCCTCAAGCTGCGGGTCTTGCGGCGGGAACTGGGCCTGAACCAGACACGAATGGCGGAGGAACTGGGGGTTTCGCCCAGCTATCTGAACCATCTGGAACGCAATCAGCGGCCCTTGACGGCGCAGATGCTGCTGCGGCTCGCCAATGTCTATGACATCGATATTCGCGATTTCGTCGCCGGCACGCAGGAGGGCGCGGCGACGGCCCTGGGTGAGATTCTGTCCGATGGGCTGGTGCGCGACATCGGCATCGCCAGGGACGAGGTGCTGGAGGTTGCGGAAAATTATCCGGGGGTCAGCGAGGCGATCGGGCGCTTTTACCGGGCGCTCAGTGATTTGCGGCGTTTGCCGGAGCAGGTGGGGGTGGGCGCCGCTGCGCCACTGCACGCGCCGCTGGACTGGCTGCGCGAGGCGGTGGCGCGGGCGGGCAATCATTTTGCCGAGCTGGATGTGGCAGCAGAGCTGTTGTCGCCGGAATTGGGCGACGATCCTTCCGCATTGCAGGCGGGCATCCGGGCGCGGCTCAAGGAACGCCATGGCATGGGTGTGCAGATCGTGCGGGAGGACGTGCTGGGCGGGACGCTGCGCCATTATGACATGCACCGGCGGCGGCTGTTGCTGAGTGAGCGGCTGGCCTCGTCGGGACGGCTGTTTGCGCTGGCCTATCAGCTTTGCGCGCAGGAGATGGCGGACGGGATCGCGGCGCAGGTTGCGCGGACGGGGCCGCCGGACGAGGACAGCCGGCGGCTCGCCGGTATCGCGCTCACCAACTATGCGGCAGCGGCGCTCATCATGCCCTATGACCGTTTCACCAAGGCGGCGGAGCAGAGTCGCCATGACCTGTTGCTGCTGCGCGCACGGTTCGGCGTGTCCATGGAGCAGCTGGGGCATCGGTTGACCAGCCTGGGCCGGACGGGGGCGCGGGGCGTGCCCTTCTTCATGGTGAAGATCGATCGGGCGGGGAACATCTCCAAACGTTTCGATGGGGAGGCGTGGCCCTTTGCGCGGCTTGGCGGTACCTGTCCGCGCTGGGATGCGCATGCGGGACAGGAGCCGGATGCGGTCGGCGCGCAGCTTATCGAGAGGTTGGATGGGCGGCGCTTCCTGAGCCTTACCATCGGCCTGCCGAGGGACGGCGGTGCGCGGGGCCGGTCGGTGATCGCGCTCGGCTGCGAGGCGAAGCATGCGGGCCGGATCGTCCATGCCGACGGCATCGACGTGGAGAAAGGGAGCGCGGTGGAAGTCGGGCCGACCTGCCATCTGTGTGAACGGCGGAACTGCCCGGACCGCGCCCTGCCGCCGGTGACGCGGGCGCTGGATCTGCATGGTTATGAACGGACGGTGGCGCCGTTTCCGTTTCGGCGGGTTTGA
- a CDS encoding DUF4169 family protein, with protein sequence MGDIINLRQARKAKARVDKSRQAEINRVKFGRTKAERQAEALEEERKARLIDGAHLDGSGKETE encoded by the coding sequence ATGGGCGATATCATCAATCTTCGGCAGGCGCGCAAAGCCAAGGCTCGGGTGGACAAGTCGCGCCAGGCCGAGATTAATCGCGTGAAATTCGGCCGAACCAAGGCGGAACGTCAAGCCGAAGCATTGGAAGAAGAACGCAAGGCGCGGCTGATCGATGGCGCGCATCTGGATGGTTCGGGCAAAGAGACGGAATAA
- a CDS encoding TonB-dependent receptor domain-containing protein translates to MSLSTLLRAGCAMSAFCSTVPVVAQDVAADAAPQAYHDQQRADIIVTAIIPRRQGDILSGASVVAGEELTRDLRPTIGDTLAHQPGVSATSFGPNASRPVLRGFQGERVRILTDGIGSFDVSNTSVDHAVAINPLTADRIEVLRGPAALLYGSSAIGGVVNVIDSRIPRRVPDEPVHIDGIATYGSAANERTASGEIEAPIGDKFVVHFDGSYSKSGELDTGNYILTPALRAQAAASSDPAIADLANLRGKLPNSAARTWEVAGGAALITDGGNLGFSVAHTDNFYGVPVRYSLDPNHEAEQVRLHMKQDRVDLRAELPVNGGFLETIRLRAGFADYRHQEIEASGAVGTTFYNQSMESRLELVQAKRGGWDGAIGAQFFARNFHVDGEEKFLPRNQTEQLGFFTLQSFDLGSTRIELGGRYENTRVSADADAVLLNPAYHRTFDAFSGSLGISQEIMPGWRVGLNLSRTERAPSAEELFARGNHAGTQAFELGNPNFGLEKSWGIEGTLRGQGTGYSLSLSAYHNWFDGYIYDARVDDSVCMAVNGGEPLSFPCFQNFQANARYLGFEAEGTLKVAQIGGYAVNLDGVADYVRATIVGTGPAPRIPPLRLLGGVELRGDRMSLRGEVEHSFAQNRISDTETPTDGFTLVNASLSVKPFKGNDRTTISLSANNIFDVEARRAASFLKDYAPLAGRDIRVTMRLSI, encoded by the coding sequence ATGTCCCTTTCCACGCTGCTGCGTGCCGGTTGCGCCATGTCCGCATTCTGCTCCACTGTTCCCGTGGTCGCACAAGACGTCGCCGCCGACGCTGCGCCGCAGGCCTATCATGATCAACAACGTGCGGACATCATCGTTACCGCCATCATCCCCCGGCGGCAGGGCGATATTTTGTCCGGCGCCTCGGTTGTGGCGGGCGAGGAACTGACGCGCGACCTGCGCCCCACCATCGGCGACACGCTGGCGCATCAGCCGGGCGTTTCCGCCACCTCCTTCGGTCCCAATGCCTCACGCCCGGTGCTGCGCGGCTTCCAGGGAGAGCGGGTGCGTATCCTGACCGACGGCATCGGCAGCTTCGACGTGTCCAACACGTCCGTCGACCATGCGGTGGCGATCAACCCGCTGACCGCCGACCGAATCGAGGTGCTGCGCGGTCCGGCGGCACTGCTCTACGGTTCCTCGGCGATCGGCGGCGTGGTCAATGTGATCGACAGCCGCATCCCGCGCCGCGTTCCGGACGAACCCGTCCATATCGACGGCATTGCCACCTATGGCAGTGCCGCCAATGAACGTACCGCATCGGGCGAGATCGAGGCGCCGATCGGCGACAAGTTCGTGGTTCATTTCGACGGCAGCTATTCGAAGAGCGGCGAACTCGACACCGGCAATTATATCCTGACGCCCGCTTTGCGCGCGCAGGCTGCAGCCAGCAGCGATCCCGCCATCGCGGACCTCGCCAATCTGCGCGGCAAGCTGCCCAACAGCGCGGCGCGGACCTGGGAAGTGGCGGGAGGCGCGGCGCTGATCACCGACGGCGGCAATCTGGGCTTCTCCGTGGCGCATACCGACAATTTCTATGGCGTGCCGGTGCGCTATTCGCTCGATCCCAATCACGAAGCGGAACAGGTGCGGCTGCACATGAAGCAGGACCGCGTCGATCTGCGCGCGGAACTGCCGGTCAATGGCGGTTTCCTGGAGACCATCCGCCTGCGTGCGGGCTTCGCCGATTATCGGCATCAGGAGATTGAGGCGAGCGGCGCGGTCGGCACGACCTTCTACAACCAGTCCATGGAATCGCGGCTGGAACTGGTGCAGGCGAAGCGCGGCGGATGGGACGGCGCGATTGGCGCGCAATTCTTTGCCCGCAATTTCCATGTCGATGGTGAGGAAAAGTTTCTGCCGCGCAACCAGACCGAGCAACTGGGCTTCTTCACGCTGCAGTCCTTTGACCTGGGGTCGACCCGGATCGAACTGGGCGGGCGTTATGAAAATACACGGGTCAGCGCCGATGCGGATGCCGTCTTGCTGAACCCCGCCTATCACCGGACCTTCGATGCCTTTTCCGGATCGCTGGGGATCAGCCAGGAAATCATGCCGGGCTGGCGCGTCGGGCTGAACCTGTCGCGCACTGAGCGCGCACCATCGGCCGAGGAACTGTTCGCCCGCGGCAATCATGCCGGGACGCAGGCCTTTGAGTTGGGCAATCCCAATTTCGGGCTGGAAAAGAGCTGGGGCATTGAAGGGACACTGCGCGGGCAGGGGACGGGCTACAGTCTCTCGCTGTCGGCCTATCACAACTGGTTCGACGGCTATATCTATGACGCGCGGGTCGATGATTCGGTCTGCATGGCGGTCAATGGCGGTGAACCGCTCAGCTTCCCCTGTTTTCAGAATTTCCAGGCCAATGCCCGCTATCTGGGGTTCGAGGCCGAGGGCACGCTGAAGGTCGCGCAGATCGGCGGCTATGCGGTCAATCTGGACGGCGTGGCCGACTATGTTCGCGCCACCATCGTCGGTACCGGACCGGCGCCCCGCATCCCACCGCTGCGCCTGTTGGGCGGCGTGGAATTGCGCGGCGACCGGATGAGCCTGCGCGGCGAGGTCGAGCATAGCTTCGCCCAGAACCGCATTTCCGACACCGAAACGCCGACCGACGGCTTCACGCTGGTCAATGCGTCGTTGTCCGTGAAGCCTTTCAAGGGCAATGACCGCACCACGATCAGCCTTTCGGCGAACAATATCTTCGATGTGGAGGCGCGGCGCGCGGCCAGTTTCCTCAAGGATTACGCGCCCTTGGCCGGGCGTGACATCCGCGTCACGATGCGCCTTTCAATCTGA